Genomic segment of Citrus sinensis cultivar Valencia sweet orange chromosome 7, DVS_A1.0, whole genome shotgun sequence:
ACTTACCAATTGAAGAATAAGAAGAGTTTTGAATGTGTTGAAATTTGCCTTGCAGAATCAGAATGACGTAATTTCGAGATTAGTCCGTGTATGAGATTCAAGTATGGtgtatattattttcctttctttttttttttttttaattttattggaaaCGCATATATAATCACAAGATAACTTAACAacatgtttgaaaattttgatatagCCACTGTAAAACTTGCAAGAAATGTAGttcacaaaaagaaaaaaaaatcaataatttaatgctCAAATTAAAATCTCTATGATTTTGATGGCCGTACttaaaatcttcaaaattACATCTCAACTTATAAGGTGAATGTTTGATGATTAAGATTAACATGGTTTACGTTTGGGGTTTGGGGCCTGGGCCGAAATAAAAACCAACCAACCAATTTGATCGGATCATTAAATGAAAGGTTGCAGTGAGTGCACGTGTTCGAGACCCCATGCCATGCCCCACCAGATATCACTTGGCAGATCTAACACGTCTCCGATCCGCAAATCACAATGATAAGTTCCCACACTGTTCTAACTTTTTAAGCACAAAGCACGCATCATTATTTCTCTAAACAAACGATCAtcaattcttcatttttaaatatagtcGCATCACTTGTATCAGTTGTTGACTAATAGCTAGCTAGGGTCTTAATTAgctcattaaaatttaaagtgaGAGAATTTGTGGGATCACTTCCTCTAGCTGTttatagtttttctttttctcgaTTTTTGGCAATCTTTTGTCAAATCCATGCAGGATGCAGCCTGGATTCTTGCAACATACACATAAGTATCGGTGAACGTGAGGGCTGCAGGGACGACAGGGGCCTCTGGCACTGGCAGGGCCATTGCACTTGCAGTGATATTAGTTATTTCACAACATCGACCAGTTAGTTACTACTAATCTActatatctatatatgtacacacacacacactcttcTTGTTGTTTACTAAAACTTACTTAGAGCGAGCGTCGGTGTTATATTAAGAAGTAAATATTGCGAGATCATGGGCAACTGTCAAGCGGCTGAGGCAGCGACGGTGGTGATTCAACATCCGGGGAACAAGATCGAGAGGATTTATTGGTCTGTTAGCGCTAACGAGATAATGAATTCAAATCCAGGACATTACGTGGCGCTTCTGGCGACTTCACCGACGTTGAAGTCGGAGAATGGCTTGCCAGTTAAGCAGCTCAAGCTCTTAAGGCCAGACGATACTTTGTTGATCGGAAGGGTTTATCGCCTCATCAGTTTTGAAGGTAACattataattcattcatttacTTACTCGCCATAAttcactaaaaataaaataaatcccaaGCCAGCCGATCGACATAACtaagttttttatatttttcgttttttctttttcaatctcTTCGGCAGATGTGTTGAAGGAATTTGCTGCAAAGAAGTGCATGAAACTGGGGAGATTACTGAAGGAGAGAGGAGGGCTTGAAGTTGATGAAATGAAGAGCAAAAACTCTAGTGACCGGAATCCTGCTCCGAATCCGAACCCGAACTCAAAATCTGAGAAGTGCAGTTTTGTTAAGGTACGTAAGAGAGTTACAACAGTTTTAGGGTTAGACCCCAAACCTAAACCTAACCTAATAATATTGATCGTGAAATGGGGAGGCCTGTGTCGTCTGCACTGTGTGTTAACTGTTAATTCGTCACGGGGAAATTaactcattaattaaaatattactGCTGCTTTataatatatctaatttttagCTCGGTTTTTGAGAGAAATGTGAGTCTAGTGGTAGGATTGGGATTGGAGAACAATAGCTTCGGGTTCTTcgtttttttattctttttactgAAAGAGGGACATGGGGtatcttatcttttttgttcgtcatttcaTCCATCGTATGTAATAGTAATATAAAGCTTCATTAGTCATTACGGGCCAGAAAGATacacattatattatattttaagtgaaaaaaaCTTTAACAATGTAAAAGCAAAATCGCTATTTCTGGCACAGGggtcattttctttatattattgaGGATAGATTTCAAAACAATCATCTCAACTTAGAAATTGAATCTGaactatgtttttttt
This window contains:
- the LOC102627102 gene encoding uncharacterized protein LOC102627102; its protein translation is MGNCQAAEAATVVIQHPGNKIERIYWSVSANEIMNSNPGHYVALLATSPTLKSENGLPVKQLKLLRPDDTLLIGRVYRLISFEDVLKEFAAKKCMKLGRLLKERGGLEVDEMKSKNSSDRNPAPNPNPNSKSEKCSFVKRVELEVQQLGLQGGISGRSGRGRHHGIGNSTVGQWRPALQSIAELGT